The Spartobacteria bacterium sequence ACGGTTATCGTGACGAAAAATACCTTCACTTAAAAATTTATGACCTCCCATTTCTAAAAACCAGAAAAGAGCTCTAGGACGCAATTCCGAGAAGAACCATTATATCGCGCAAATTTGGCCGTCAGCGTGTAAAGCATATCTGAAGCTGCATCACGACAAGGGTGAAAGCGCACAGGTTGATTGGGGCATGTTCGGAACCATTCGCACCGGTCAAACCATGCGCAAACTGCATTTTTTCACGATGGTTCTGGGATACAGCAGGATGCTGTTTGTGCAGTTCACGGTTCTGGAACGGATGGAGCAGTTCCTTGAATGTATCCGCCTTGGATTCAACGCGTTCGGAGGAGTTCCTCGCAAACTTGTGATCGACAATCTGAAGACGGTGTGTTGTCCAATCCGCGCGGCATGCCT is a genomic window containing:
- a CDS encoding transposase, giving the protein MSKNQKRALGRNSEKNHYIAQIWPSACKAYLKLHHDKGESAQVDWGMFGTIRTGQTMRKLHFFTMVLGYSRMLFVQFTVLERMEQFLECIRLGFNAFGGVPRKLVIDNLKTVCCPIRAACLRYFIRGLWKWASIMDSSR